The proteins below come from a single Rosa rugosa chromosome 2, drRosRugo1.1, whole genome shotgun sequence genomic window:
- the LOC133729305 gene encoding xanthine dehydrogenase 1-like isoform X1, protein MGSLLKSEEEAGEEESNEAILYVNGIRRVLPDGLAHLTLLEYLRDIGLTGTKLGCGEGGCGACTVMVSHYDQKLKKCLHYAVNACLAPLYSLEGMHVITVEGLGNHKQGLHPIQESLAQSHGSQCGFCTPGFIMSVYALLRSSQTPPNEEQIEECLAGNLCRCTGYRPIVDAFRVFAKTDDKLYIDISSLSLEGGEFVCPSTGKPCSCGLKSEISSNRHKTGTCDGRYAPVSYSEIDGSTYTDKELIFPPELILRKSTYLHLNGFSRLKWFRPLRLKQVLELKEKYPDAKLLVGNTEVGIEMRLKKIQYRVLISVTHVPELSILNLKDDGLEIGSAVRLSELLKFLRKVITERAAHETSSCKAFVEQLKWFAGMQIRNVACVGGNICTASPISDLNPLWMAARATFRIVDSKGNIRTTPAEKFFLGYRKVDLGSGEILLSVFLPWTRPFEYVKEYKQAHRRDDDIAIVNAGIRVHLEERGENIVVSDASIVYGGVAPLSLSATRTKDFLTGKSWNQELLQGALKIIQKDVLLGDNAPGGMVEFRKSLTLSFFFKFFLWVSHQLEREKGLKGSVPLSHLSAIQPFDRPSVIGTQDYEITKHGTAVGSPEVHLSSRLQVSGEADYADDTPLPPNGLHAVLILSKKPHARILSIDDSGAKLSPGFAGIFFAKDVPADNKVGPVVVDEELFASEFVTCVGQVIGVVVADTHEKAKLAAMKVHVEYEELPAILSIQDAINAYSFHPNTERRFRKGDVDLCFQSCQCDKVIEGEVLVGGQEHFYLEPQSSVIWTVDGGNEVHMISSTQAPQKHQKYVSHVLGLPMSKVICKTKRIGGGFGGKETRSAFIAAAASVPSYLLNRPVKITLDRDTDMMITGQRHSFLGKYKVGFTNEGKVLALDLHIYNSAGNSLDLSLPVLERAMFHSDNVYEIPNVRIVGRVCFTNIPSNTAFRGFGGPQGMIIAENWIQRIAVELNKSPEEIREINFQGEGSILHYGQKLQHCTLAPLWNELKLSCEFSKARSEVCQFNTHNRWRKRGVAMIPTKFGISFTLKLMNQAGALVHVYTDGTVLVTHGGVEMGQGLHTKVAQVAASAFNIPLSSVFISETSTDKVPNASPTAASASSDMYGAAVLDACEQIKARMEPIASQHNFSSFAELASACYVARIDLSAHGFYIVPEIDFDWTTGKGNPFRYFTYGAAFAEVEIDTLTGDFHTRVANIFLDLGYSLNPAIDVGQIEGAFIQGLGWVALEELKWGDPAHKWIAPGSLYTSGPGSYKIPSINDVPLKFNVSLLKGHPNVKAIHSSKAVGEPPFFLASAVFFAIKDAIIAARAEVGCNEWFPLDNPATPERIRMACLDEFTAAFASSDFRAKLSV, encoded by the exons ATGGGGTCGTTGTTGAAGAGCGAAGAGGAGGCCGGGGAGGAGGAGTCGAACGAGGCCATATTGTATGTTAATGGAATTCGTCGAGTCTTGCCTGATGGATTGGCTCACCTCACCCTCCTTGAGTACCTCAGAG ATATAGGTCTCACGGGGACAAAGCTTGGTTGTGGTGAAGGTGGTTGTGGTGCGTGTACTGTAATGGTTTCGCATTATGACCAAAAACTGAAGAAATGCCT GCACTACGCCGTTAATGCATGCTTGGCTCCACTGTATTCTTTAGAAGGGATGCACGTAATTACAGTGGAAGGACTTGGGAACCATAAACAAGGCCTGCACCcaattcaa GAATCATTGGCACAATCTCATGGCTCACAATGTGGATTTTGCACCCCGGGTTTTATCATGTCCGTCTATGCATTATTAAGGTCAAGTCAGACCCCACCTAATGAGGAGCAGATTGAAGAATGTTTAGCAGGAAACTTGTGCCGATGCACTGGTTACAGACCAATTGTTGATGCTTTTCGTGTCTTTGCCAAAACAGATGATAAACTGTACATTGACATATCATCTCTAAGTCTTGAAGGAGGTGAATTTGTGTGCCCTTCAACTGGTAAACCCTGTTCGTGTGGATTAAAAAGTGAGATATCAAGCAACCGTCACAAAACGGGTACTTGTGACGGGAGGTATGCACCTGTATCGTATAGTGAAATTGATGGAAGCACATACACGGACAAGGAACTTATATTTCCTCCTGAGCTcatattgagaaaatcaactTATTTACATTTGAATGGATTCAGTCGGTTAAAGTGGTTCAGACCCTTGAGACTTAAGCAAGTACTAGAGTTAAAAGAAAAATACCCAGATGCAAAGTTATTAGTAGGTAATACTGAGGTAGGAATTGAAATGAGGTTGAAAAAAATTCAATATCGGGTTTTAATTTCTGTTACACATGTACCTGAACTTAGTATACTGAATCTGAAGGATGATGGACTTGAGATAGGTTCTGCGGTAAGACTTTCTGAACTACTTAAATTCTTAAGAAAGGTCATAACAGAACGTGCAGCTCATGAAACTTCTTCCTGTAAGGCTTTTGTTGAACAATTAAAATGGTTTGCTGGGATGCAAATAAGAAATGTTGCTTGTGTGGGTGGAAATATCTGTACAGCCAGTCCAATTTCAGATTTGAACCCCCTTTGGATGGCTGCCAGAGCAACTTTTCGAATTGTTGATTCCAAAGGGAACATTAGAACGACGCCGGCAGAAAAGTTTTTCCTCGGTTACCGTAAGGTGGATCTGGGGAGTGGTGAAATTCTACTTTCTGTATTTTTACCTTGGACTAGGCCGTTTGAGTATGTGAAAGAATATAAACAAGCTCACAGAAGGGATGATGATATTGCAATTGTGAATGCTGGAATTCGTGTTCATCTTGAGGAAAGAGGTGAAAACATTGTTGTTTCTGATGCATCTATTGTTTATGGGGGTGTAGCTCCACTCTCTCTTTCTGCAACAAGAACAAAAGACTTTCTCACTGGGAAGAGTTGGAACCAGGAGCTATTGCAGGGTGCTCTGAAAATCATCCAGAAGGATGTATTGCTCGGGGATAATGCTCCTGGTGGGATGGTGGAGTTTCGTAAGTCTTTGACACTTAGCTTTTTCTTCAAGTTTTTTCTGTGGGTTTCTCATCAGCTGGAAAGGGAAAAAGGCCTTAAGGGGAGTGTACCATTGTCTCATCTTTCTGCTATACAACCATTTGACAGGCCATCTGTTATAGGAACTCAAGACTATGAAATTACAAAACATGGGACAGCTGTTGGGTCTCCTGAGGTTCATCTATCATCGAGACTTCAG GTTTCAGGAGAGGCAGATTATGCTGATGATACACCATTGCCTCCCAATGGCTTGCATGCCGTGTTAATATTGAGCAAAAAACCTCATGCTCGTATACTTTCCATTGATGATTCAGGAGCAAAGTTATCGCCTGGGTTTGCAGGCATATTTTTTGCCAAGGATGTTCCAGCTGATAATAAAGTTGGACCCGTTGTTGTTGACGAGGAACTATTTGCTTCAGAGTTTGTCACTTGTGTAGGTCAG GTTATAGGAGTGGTAGTTGCAGATACACATGAAAAGGCAAAATTAGCAGCAATGAAAGTTCACGTTGAGTATGAAGAGCTCCCAGCCATCTTATCGATACAGGATGCCATCAATGCTTATAGTTTCCATCCTAATACTGAGAGGCGTTTTAGGAAAGGAGATGTGGATCTTTGCTTTCAATCATGTCAATGTGACAAGGTCATAGAGGGGGAAGTTCTAGTGGGAGGCCAGGAACACTTCTATTTGGAGCCACAGAGCAGTGTGATATGGACAGTGGATGGTGGCAATGAAGTTCATATGATCTCATCCACTCAA GCTCCTCAGAAGCACCAGAAGTATGTTTCTCATGTTCTTGGTCTTCCAATGTCAAAAGTAATTTGTAAAACGAAGCGTATTGGCGGCGGTTTTGGCGGCAAGGAGACAAGATCAGCTTTCATTGCTGCTGCAGCTTCTGTTCCTTCATATCTATTGAATCGACCAGTCAAAATTACATTAGACCGTGATACGGACATGATGATAACTGGGCAGCGCCATAGCTTTCTTGGAAAATACAAG GTGGGCTTTACAAATGAGGGAAAGGTGTTGGCATTGGATCTTCACATCTATAATAGTGCTGGAAATTCACTAGACTTGTCTCTTCCTGTGCTTGAGCGTGCTATGTTTCACTCGGATAATGTCTATGAGATTCCAAATGTGAGAATTGTGGGACGAGTTTGCTTCACTAATATACCCAGTAACACTGCTTTCCGAGGATTTGGTGGTCCTCAAGGGATGATTATTGCTGAAAATTGGATTCAAAGAATTGCCGTAGAACTGAATAAAAGCCCAGAAGAGATAAGA GAGATTAATTTTCAAGGTGAAGGATCAATATTGCATTATGGTCAGAAACTTCAACACTGTACACTGGCCCCGCTTTGGAACGAACTAAAACTATCTTGTGAATTTTCGAAGGCTCGCAGTGAAGTGTGCCAATTTAATACTCATAATCGGTGGCGGAAGCGTGGTGTAGCCATGATACCAACGAAGTTTGGCATATCATTTACATTAAAGCTCATGAACCAG GCAGGTGCTCTTGTTCATGTCTACACAGATGGAACTGTTCTAGTCACACATGGAGGAGTTGAGATGGGCCAAGGTTTGCATACAAAAGTTGCTCAGGTGGCTGCTTCTGCCTTCAATATTCCTCTCAGTTCAGTCTTCATATCAGAGACAAGTACCGACAAG GTTCCTAATGCTTCCCCAACAGCAGCGTCTGCAAGTTCTGACATGTATGGAGCTGCAGTCTTGGATGCATGTGAGCAAATCAAGGCGCGTATGGAACCTATTGCTTCACAGCACAATTTCAGCTCTTTTGCTGAG CTGGCAAGTGCATGCTATGTGGCCCGGATAGATCTTTCTGCCCATGGATTTTACATTGTACCTGAAATCGACTTTGATTGGACTACTGGTAAAGGCAACCCATTCAGGTACTTTACCTATGGAGCTGCTTTTGCTGAGGTTGAAATTGACACTTTGACTGGAGATTTCCACACTAGGGTGGCAAATATATTCTTGGATCTTGGATACTCTCTCAACCCAGCAATTGATGTTGGGCAG ATCGAAGGAGCGTTTATACAAGGTTTGGGATGGGTTGCCCTAGAAGAACTAAAATGGGGAGATCCTGCTCATAAGTGGATTGCACCAGGTTCCCTCTACACTAGTGGGCCTGGAAGCTACAAAATTCCTTCCATAAATGACGTTCCCTTAAAATTCAATGTTTCACTTCTGAAG GGACATCCAAATGTAAAGGCCATCCACTCATCTAAAGCTGTTGGTGAGCCCCCATTTTTCTTGGCATCAGCTGTCTTTTTTGCTATCAAAGATGCCATTATAGCTGCAAGAGCTGAAGTAGGGTGTAACGAGTGGTTTCCACTTGATAATCCAGCAACACCAGAACGTATACGGATGGCTTGTTTGGATGAATTTACCGCTGCATTTGCGAGCTCAGATTTTCGCGCAAAGCTTAGTGTTTGA
- the LOC133729305 gene encoding xanthine dehydrogenase 1-like isoform X2 — protein MHVITVEGLGNHKQGLHPIQESLAQSHGSQCGFCTPGFIMSVYALLRSSQTPPNEEQIEECLAGNLCRCTGYRPIVDAFRVFAKTDDKLYIDISSLSLEGGEFVCPSTGKPCSCGLKSEISSNRHKTGTCDGRYAPVSYSEIDGSTYTDKELIFPPELILRKSTYLHLNGFSRLKWFRPLRLKQVLELKEKYPDAKLLVGNTEVGIEMRLKKIQYRVLISVTHVPELSILNLKDDGLEIGSAVRLSELLKFLRKVITERAAHETSSCKAFVEQLKWFAGMQIRNVACVGGNICTASPISDLNPLWMAARATFRIVDSKGNIRTTPAEKFFLGYRKVDLGSGEILLSVFLPWTRPFEYVKEYKQAHRRDDDIAIVNAGIRVHLEERGENIVVSDASIVYGGVAPLSLSATRTKDFLTGKSWNQELLQGALKIIQKDVLLGDNAPGGMVEFRKSLTLSFFFKFFLWVSHQLEREKGLKGSVPLSHLSAIQPFDRPSVIGTQDYEITKHGTAVGSPEVHLSSRLQVSGEADYADDTPLPPNGLHAVLILSKKPHARILSIDDSGAKLSPGFAGIFFAKDVPADNKVGPVVVDEELFASEFVTCVGQVIGVVVADTHEKAKLAAMKVHVEYEELPAILSIQDAINAYSFHPNTERRFRKGDVDLCFQSCQCDKVIEGEVLVGGQEHFYLEPQSSVIWTVDGGNEVHMISSTQAPQKHQKYVSHVLGLPMSKVICKTKRIGGGFGGKETRSAFIAAAASVPSYLLNRPVKITLDRDTDMMITGQRHSFLGKYKVGFTNEGKVLALDLHIYNSAGNSLDLSLPVLERAMFHSDNVYEIPNVRIVGRVCFTNIPSNTAFRGFGGPQGMIIAENWIQRIAVELNKSPEEIREINFQGEGSILHYGQKLQHCTLAPLWNELKLSCEFSKARSEVCQFNTHNRWRKRGVAMIPTKFGISFTLKLMNQAGALVHVYTDGTVLVTHGGVEMGQGLHTKVAQVAASAFNIPLSSVFISETSTDKVPNASPTAASASSDMYGAAVLDACEQIKARMEPIASQHNFSSFAELASACYVARIDLSAHGFYIVPEIDFDWTTGKGNPFRYFTYGAAFAEVEIDTLTGDFHTRVANIFLDLGYSLNPAIDVGQIEGAFIQGLGWVALEELKWGDPAHKWIAPGSLYTSGPGSYKIPSINDVPLKFNVSLLKGHPNVKAIHSSKAVGEPPFFLASAVFFAIKDAIIAARAEVGCNEWFPLDNPATPERIRMACLDEFTAAFASSDFRAKLSV, from the exons ATGCACGTAATTACAGTGGAAGGACTTGGGAACCATAAACAAGGCCTGCACCcaattcaa GAATCATTGGCACAATCTCATGGCTCACAATGTGGATTTTGCACCCCGGGTTTTATCATGTCCGTCTATGCATTATTAAGGTCAAGTCAGACCCCACCTAATGAGGAGCAGATTGAAGAATGTTTAGCAGGAAACTTGTGCCGATGCACTGGTTACAGACCAATTGTTGATGCTTTTCGTGTCTTTGCCAAAACAGATGATAAACTGTACATTGACATATCATCTCTAAGTCTTGAAGGAGGTGAATTTGTGTGCCCTTCAACTGGTAAACCCTGTTCGTGTGGATTAAAAAGTGAGATATCAAGCAACCGTCACAAAACGGGTACTTGTGACGGGAGGTATGCACCTGTATCGTATAGTGAAATTGATGGAAGCACATACACGGACAAGGAACTTATATTTCCTCCTGAGCTcatattgagaaaatcaactTATTTACATTTGAATGGATTCAGTCGGTTAAAGTGGTTCAGACCCTTGAGACTTAAGCAAGTACTAGAGTTAAAAGAAAAATACCCAGATGCAAAGTTATTAGTAGGTAATACTGAGGTAGGAATTGAAATGAGGTTGAAAAAAATTCAATATCGGGTTTTAATTTCTGTTACACATGTACCTGAACTTAGTATACTGAATCTGAAGGATGATGGACTTGAGATAGGTTCTGCGGTAAGACTTTCTGAACTACTTAAATTCTTAAGAAAGGTCATAACAGAACGTGCAGCTCATGAAACTTCTTCCTGTAAGGCTTTTGTTGAACAATTAAAATGGTTTGCTGGGATGCAAATAAGAAATGTTGCTTGTGTGGGTGGAAATATCTGTACAGCCAGTCCAATTTCAGATTTGAACCCCCTTTGGATGGCTGCCAGAGCAACTTTTCGAATTGTTGATTCCAAAGGGAACATTAGAACGACGCCGGCAGAAAAGTTTTTCCTCGGTTACCGTAAGGTGGATCTGGGGAGTGGTGAAATTCTACTTTCTGTATTTTTACCTTGGACTAGGCCGTTTGAGTATGTGAAAGAATATAAACAAGCTCACAGAAGGGATGATGATATTGCAATTGTGAATGCTGGAATTCGTGTTCATCTTGAGGAAAGAGGTGAAAACATTGTTGTTTCTGATGCATCTATTGTTTATGGGGGTGTAGCTCCACTCTCTCTTTCTGCAACAAGAACAAAAGACTTTCTCACTGGGAAGAGTTGGAACCAGGAGCTATTGCAGGGTGCTCTGAAAATCATCCAGAAGGATGTATTGCTCGGGGATAATGCTCCTGGTGGGATGGTGGAGTTTCGTAAGTCTTTGACACTTAGCTTTTTCTTCAAGTTTTTTCTGTGGGTTTCTCATCAGCTGGAAAGGGAAAAAGGCCTTAAGGGGAGTGTACCATTGTCTCATCTTTCTGCTATACAACCATTTGACAGGCCATCTGTTATAGGAACTCAAGACTATGAAATTACAAAACATGGGACAGCTGTTGGGTCTCCTGAGGTTCATCTATCATCGAGACTTCAG GTTTCAGGAGAGGCAGATTATGCTGATGATACACCATTGCCTCCCAATGGCTTGCATGCCGTGTTAATATTGAGCAAAAAACCTCATGCTCGTATACTTTCCATTGATGATTCAGGAGCAAAGTTATCGCCTGGGTTTGCAGGCATATTTTTTGCCAAGGATGTTCCAGCTGATAATAAAGTTGGACCCGTTGTTGTTGACGAGGAACTATTTGCTTCAGAGTTTGTCACTTGTGTAGGTCAG GTTATAGGAGTGGTAGTTGCAGATACACATGAAAAGGCAAAATTAGCAGCAATGAAAGTTCACGTTGAGTATGAAGAGCTCCCAGCCATCTTATCGATACAGGATGCCATCAATGCTTATAGTTTCCATCCTAATACTGAGAGGCGTTTTAGGAAAGGAGATGTGGATCTTTGCTTTCAATCATGTCAATGTGACAAGGTCATAGAGGGGGAAGTTCTAGTGGGAGGCCAGGAACACTTCTATTTGGAGCCACAGAGCAGTGTGATATGGACAGTGGATGGTGGCAATGAAGTTCATATGATCTCATCCACTCAA GCTCCTCAGAAGCACCAGAAGTATGTTTCTCATGTTCTTGGTCTTCCAATGTCAAAAGTAATTTGTAAAACGAAGCGTATTGGCGGCGGTTTTGGCGGCAAGGAGACAAGATCAGCTTTCATTGCTGCTGCAGCTTCTGTTCCTTCATATCTATTGAATCGACCAGTCAAAATTACATTAGACCGTGATACGGACATGATGATAACTGGGCAGCGCCATAGCTTTCTTGGAAAATACAAG GTGGGCTTTACAAATGAGGGAAAGGTGTTGGCATTGGATCTTCACATCTATAATAGTGCTGGAAATTCACTAGACTTGTCTCTTCCTGTGCTTGAGCGTGCTATGTTTCACTCGGATAATGTCTATGAGATTCCAAATGTGAGAATTGTGGGACGAGTTTGCTTCACTAATATACCCAGTAACACTGCTTTCCGAGGATTTGGTGGTCCTCAAGGGATGATTATTGCTGAAAATTGGATTCAAAGAATTGCCGTAGAACTGAATAAAAGCCCAGAAGAGATAAGA GAGATTAATTTTCAAGGTGAAGGATCAATATTGCATTATGGTCAGAAACTTCAACACTGTACACTGGCCCCGCTTTGGAACGAACTAAAACTATCTTGTGAATTTTCGAAGGCTCGCAGTGAAGTGTGCCAATTTAATACTCATAATCGGTGGCGGAAGCGTGGTGTAGCCATGATACCAACGAAGTTTGGCATATCATTTACATTAAAGCTCATGAACCAG GCAGGTGCTCTTGTTCATGTCTACACAGATGGAACTGTTCTAGTCACACATGGAGGAGTTGAGATGGGCCAAGGTTTGCATACAAAAGTTGCTCAGGTGGCTGCTTCTGCCTTCAATATTCCTCTCAGTTCAGTCTTCATATCAGAGACAAGTACCGACAAG GTTCCTAATGCTTCCCCAACAGCAGCGTCTGCAAGTTCTGACATGTATGGAGCTGCAGTCTTGGATGCATGTGAGCAAATCAAGGCGCGTATGGAACCTATTGCTTCACAGCACAATTTCAGCTCTTTTGCTGAG CTGGCAAGTGCATGCTATGTGGCCCGGATAGATCTTTCTGCCCATGGATTTTACATTGTACCTGAAATCGACTTTGATTGGACTACTGGTAAAGGCAACCCATTCAGGTACTTTACCTATGGAGCTGCTTTTGCTGAGGTTGAAATTGACACTTTGACTGGAGATTTCCACACTAGGGTGGCAAATATATTCTTGGATCTTGGATACTCTCTCAACCCAGCAATTGATGTTGGGCAG ATCGAAGGAGCGTTTATACAAGGTTTGGGATGGGTTGCCCTAGAAGAACTAAAATGGGGAGATCCTGCTCATAAGTGGATTGCACCAGGTTCCCTCTACACTAGTGGGCCTGGAAGCTACAAAATTCCTTCCATAAATGACGTTCCCTTAAAATTCAATGTTTCACTTCTGAAG GGACATCCAAATGTAAAGGCCATCCACTCATCTAAAGCTGTTGGTGAGCCCCCATTTTTCTTGGCATCAGCTGTCTTTTTTGCTATCAAAGATGCCATTATAGCTGCAAGAGCTGAAGTAGGGTGTAACGAGTGGTTTCCACTTGATAATCCAGCAACACCAGAACGTATACGGATGGCTTGTTTGGATGAATTTACCGCTGCATTTGCGAGCTCAGATTTTCGCGCAAAGCTTAGTGTTTGA
- the LOC133732146 gene encoding extensin-2-like — protein sequence MGALGQPRPYWLISVFYGLALCFLASTTVLANSPYTYSSPPPPHHAPQYPPPQYQSPPPKYPEHPPHHYKSPPPPPPPKHVIHPPYHYKSPPPPSPSPPPPYVYKSPPPPSPSPPPPYVYKSPPPPSPSPPPPYVYKSPPPPSPSPPPPYVYKSPPPPSPSPPPPYIYKSPPPPSPSPPPPYVYKSPPPPSPSPPPPYVYKSPPPPSPSPPPPYVYKSPPPPSPSPPPPYVYKSPPPPSPSPPPPYVYKSPPPPSPSPPPPYVYKSPPPPSPSPPPPYVYKSPPPPSPSPPPPYVYKSPPPPPYIYKSPPPPSPSPPPPYLYKSPPPPSPSPPPPYVYKSPPPPSPSPPPPYLYKSPPPPSHSPPPYYYKSPPPPNHY from the coding sequence ATGGGAGCTTTGGGACAGCCAAGGCCTTATTGGCTCATTTCAGTGTTTTATGGTTTGGCATTGTGCTTCTTAGCTAGTACTACTGTTCTTGCTAACAGTCCTTACACTTATTcttcaccaccacctcctcACCATGCCCCTCAATACCCTCCTCCCCAGTAtcaatcaccaccaccaaaatATCCTGAGCACCCTCCACACCATTACAAGTCACCACCACCCCCGCCACCGCCGAAGCATGTGATACATCCTCCGTATCACTACAAGTCTCCCCCGCCACCCTCACCTTCACCTCCACCTCCTTATGTCTACAAGTCTCCACCACCCCCATCACCTTCACCGCCACCTCCATATGTATACAAGTCTCCACCACCTCCATCACCTTCACCTCCTCCTCCCTATGTCTACAAGTCTCCTCCACCCCCATCACCTTCACCGCCACCTCCCTATGTCTACAAGTCTCCACCACCCCcatcaccttcaccaccaccgcCATACATTTAtaaatcaccaccaccaccatctccaTCACCACCTCCTCCTTACGTTTACaagtctccaccaccaccatctccatcacctcctcctccttatGTCTACAAGTCTCCACCCCCACCATCACCGTCACCGCCTCCACCATATGTATACAAGTCCCCACCTCCTCCCTCTCCATCACCGCCACCTCCTTATGTTTACAAATCTCCACCACCACCTTCTCCATCACCGCCTCCACCATATGTCTACAAGTCCCCACCTCCTCCTTCTCCATCACCGCCACCTCCTTATGTTTACAAATCTCCACCACCACCTTCTCCATCACCGCCTCCACCATACGTCTACAAGTCCCCACCTCCTCCATCTCCATCACCGCCTCCTCCATACGTCTACAAgtcaccaccacctcctcccTATATTTATAAGTCACCTCCACCACCCTCACCGtcacctcctcctccttatCTATACAAGTCCCCACCTCCACCTTCCCCATCACCGCCACCTCCATATGTCTATAAGTCTCCCCCTCCACCATCTCCctcacctcctcctccttatCTCTACAAGTCTCCTCCTCCCCCATCTCACTCTCCACCACCATACTACTACAAGTCCCCTCCACCTCCAAACCACTACTAA